CACCCCTATACGCAAGGGCTGATGAAGTCGGTACCGATGATCGGCTTACGGCATAAGAAGCTGAGCCCCATCGCTGGATCGGTCCCAAGCCCCTACGCGCTGCCGAAGGGTTGTAAATTTGCTCCGCGGTGTCCGAAGGCGATGGACATCTGCCGTCAGGAAGAGCCGCCGGAGTTCGAAATCGGGCCCGATCACACCGTCAACTGCTGGCTGTATAAGTGAGGTGGTTACTATGACGAATGCTAACACAGCTAAGAAGGACAATATACTGCTCGACGTCAAAGGTCTTAAGAAGTACTTCCCGATTCAGAAGGGATTTTTCCGCAAGACCGTCGGCTATGTCAATGCTGTCGATGGCGTTGACTTGTTTATTCGCGAAGGTGAAACTCTAGGTCTAGTTGGCGAAAGTGGATGTGGTAAGACAACCACCGGCCGAACGATCTTGCGATTAATCGAACCAACGGAGGGGGAAATCAATTTCCGTATGCCCTCCGGTGAGATGGTGAATATCACTACCCTAGACAAGGAAGAAATGAAGCGTCTGCGTCGGCAGATGCAGATCATCTTCCAGGACCCCTTCTCATCCCTTAACCCACGGATGTCCGTGGAGCGTCTGGTCTCCGAACCCTTGGTAATCCACAATATCGGTGATGAGAAGTCCCGCCGGGAACGGGTAGCCGAGCTGCTGCAAGCTGTAGGTCTGAGTCCAAGTGTTGCCTCACGTTATCCCCACGAGTTTAGTGGTGGACAGCGGCAGCGGATTGGTATTGCTCGGGCATTGGCGCTAAATCCAAAATTGATCATCTGTGACGAACCAGTCTCGGCCTTGGACGTGGCGGTTCAGGCTCAGGTGCTCAACTTGCTTCAGGATCTCCAGGAAGAGTATGGTCTAACCTATCTCTTTATTGCCCACGACCTGAGCGTAGTGGAGCATATCAGTGACCGAGTCGGTGTGATGTATCTGGGTCGAATTGTCGAACTGACCACGGCTGAGGAATTGTACGCAAATCCCTTGCATCCTTACACCGAGGCACTATTGTCGGCCATTCCTTTCCCAGAGCCAGACATGAAGACCGAGGAAATCCTTCTGGATGGTTCTGTACCGGATCCGTCCA
This DNA window, taken from Bacillota bacterium, encodes the following:
- a CDS encoding ABC transporter ATP-binding protein; protein product: MTNANTAKKDNILLDVKGLKKYFPIQKGFFRKTVGYVNAVDGVDLFIREGETLGLVGESGCGKTTTGRTILRLIEPTEGEINFRMPSGEMVNITTLDKEEMKRLRRQMQIIFQDPFSSLNPRMSVERLVSEPLVIHNIGDEKSRRERVAELLQAVGLSPSVASRYPHEFSGGQRQRIGIARALALNPKLIICDEPVSALDVAVQAQVLNLLQDLQEEYGLTYLFIAHDLSVVEHISDRVGVMYLGRIVELTTAEELYANPLHPYTEALLSAIPFPEPDMKTEEILLDGSVPDPSNAPSGCHFHPRCRYATEQCAVEAPVLQATEENPEHFVACHRYKELSLAAVQPPQSVLDRVAGED